A single Curtobacterium sp. MCJR17_020 DNA region contains:
- a CDS encoding helix-turn-helix domain-containing protein: MPTTTAAERRADAKAQYNAYLAACPSQQLLARVSGKWVTLVLSALGSGPDCDSDPRPMRYSELGRVLAGVSPKMLSQTLKSLERDGLVVRTATATVPVTVTYELTDLGLSLHGTVRQLKRWSEAHRDEVAAHQERYDVTG; encoded by the coding sequence GTGCCGACCACGACCGCCGCCGAGCGACGAGCTGACGCCAAGGCGCAGTACAACGCCTACCTGGCAGCCTGCCCGAGCCAGCAGCTGCTCGCACGGGTCTCCGGCAAGTGGGTGACGCTCGTGCTGTCGGCACTCGGGAGCGGCCCGGACTGCGACAGCGACCCGAGGCCGATGCGGTACTCCGAACTCGGTCGCGTCCTGGCGGGCGTGAGTCCGAAGATGCTGTCGCAGACGCTGAAGTCGCTCGAACGCGACGGTCTCGTCGTCCGCACGGCGACGGCGACGGTGCCCGTGACGGTGACGTACGAACTCACGGACCTGGGGCTCTCGCTGCACGGAACCGTGCGGCAGCTCAAGCGCTGGTCGGAAGCCCACCGCGACGAGGTGGCCGCGCACCAGGAGCGCTACGACGTCACCGGCTAG
- a CDS encoding molybdopterin-dependent oxidoreductase produces MATFTRGFGGRRADRDDTRIPPGQTLVRDWPVLSAGATPEVDPASWSFSIRTENGLHTWTWDEVHALGVEDVTVDIHCVTHWTKLDMPWRGVPLDRLFEDVDTSLDHCMVHSTGGYTTNVPLDELLDGKAFIAFEADGEPLEPEHGGPARLLVPHLYFWKSAKWVSGIVMQADDEPGFWENAGYNLHGDPWKEERCW; encoded by the coding sequence ATGGCGACGTTCACCAGGGGGTTCGGTGGCCGTCGGGCCGACCGAGACGACACCCGCATCCCGCCCGGCCAGACCCTGGTGCGTGACTGGCCGGTCCTGTCAGCCGGTGCCACGCCCGAGGTCGACCCGGCGTCGTGGAGCTTCTCGATCCGCACCGAGAACGGTCTGCACACCTGGACGTGGGACGAGGTGCACGCGCTCGGCGTCGAGGACGTCACCGTCGACATCCACTGCGTCACCCACTGGACCAAGCTCGACATGCCCTGGCGCGGCGTCCCCCTCGACCGCCTGTTCGAGGACGTCGACACGTCGCTCGACCACTGCATGGTGCACAGCACCGGCGGCTACACGACGAACGTGCCCCTCGACGAGCTGCTGGACGGCAAGGCGTTTATCGCGTTCGAGGCCGACGGTGAACCGCTCGAGCCCGAACACGGCGGTCCGGCGCGCCTGCTGGTGCCGCACCTGTACTTCTGGAAGAGCGCGAAGTGGGTGAGCGGGATCGTCATGCAGGCGGACGACGAGCCGGGCTTCTGGGAGAACGCGGGCTACAACCTGCACGGCGACCCGTGGAAGGAAGAGCGGTGCTGGTGA
- a CDS encoding oxidoreductase: protein MTTTTPRLPGGTWTLGDRPVARFGYGAMQLTGPWVVGPPKDHDEAVAVLRDAVAGGITHIDTAETYGPRVANELLHEALHPYADGLVIATKVGARRDARGGWPTAREPDQLRAQVDDNLETLGVDVLDLVNLRLGDANGPVVGPISSAFETLVDLQQQGIIRHLGVSNATTDQVAEAQGIAPIVSVQNMYNLANRQDDPLIDRLAAEGIAYVPFFPLGGFAPLQSEVLSTVATRLGSTPMSVALAWLLRRSPNILLIPGTSSRAHLRENIEGASVVLSDDDLLDLEGIGG, encoded by the coding sequence ATGACCACCACCACCCCTCGCCTGCCGGGCGGCACCTGGACCCTCGGCGACCGGCCGGTGGCTCGCTTCGGCTACGGCGCGATGCAGCTCACCGGTCCGTGGGTCGTCGGGCCGCCGAAGGACCACGACGAGGCCGTCGCCGTGCTCCGGGACGCCGTCGCCGGCGGCATCACGCACATCGACACCGCCGAGACGTACGGCCCCCGTGTCGCCAACGAGCTGCTGCACGAGGCGCTGCACCCGTACGCCGACGGCCTCGTCATCGCGACCAAGGTCGGCGCGCGGCGGGACGCCCGAGGCGGTTGGCCGACTGCTCGGGAACCCGACCAACTGCGTGCGCAGGTCGACGACAACCTCGAGACGCTCGGCGTCGACGTGCTGGACCTCGTCAACCTGCGGCTGGGCGACGCGAACGGTCCGGTCGTAGGGCCGATCTCCTCGGCCTTCGAGACGCTGGTCGACCTGCAGCAGCAGGGCATCATCCGGCACCTCGGGGTGAGCAACGCGACGACGGACCAGGTGGCGGAAGCGCAGGGGATCGCACCGATCGTGTCGGTGCAGAACATGTACAACCTGGCCAATCGGCAGGACGACCCGCTCATCGACCGGCTCGCGGCCGAGGGCATCGCCTACGTGCCGTTCTTCCCGCTCGGCGGCTTCGCCCCGTTGCAGTCCGAGGTGCTCTCGACCGTGGCGACACGACTCGGGTCGACGCCGATGTCCGTCGCCCTCGCGTGGCTGCTGCGCCGGTCCCCGAACATCCTGCTCATCCCGGGCACGTCGTCGCGGGCGCACCTGCGCGAGAACATCGAGGGTGCCTCCGTCGTGCTGAGCGACGACGACCTGCTCGACCTCGAGGGCATCGGCGGCTGA
- a CDS encoding DUF6510 family protein, giving the protein MIVVDGNALAGGLSEVLGPEPTVAVLCCAGCGARGSVARTAVYCSAMGSVARCRTCDTVLVTVVEAGSARWISLPGTRAALIPIPEDRGSRNH; this is encoded by the coding sequence ATGATCGTCGTCGACGGCAACGCGCTCGCGGGGGGCCTGTCCGAGGTGCTCGGTCCGGAGCCGACCGTGGCGGTGCTGTGTTGTGCGGGGTGCGGGGCCCGCGGATCGGTCGCACGCACCGCCGTGTACTGCTCGGCGATGGGCTCCGTCGCCCGGTGCCGGACGTGCGACACCGTGCTCGTCACGGTGGTCGAGGCCGGCTCCGCGCGCTGGATCAGCCTCCCCGGTACCCGTGCCGCGCTGATCCCAATACCCGAGGATCGCGGCTCGCGCAATCACTGA
- a CDS encoding ferredoxin reductase, with translation MTVPDTDLATDLEARIAPAGRPAPRRRPAWHPATVASVERETPNARRVVLDVPTWPGNDPGQHLDLRLTAEDGYQASRSYSIASAGDRTDVVLAVDRVEGGEVSPFLVDAVEVGDALEVHGPLGGWFVWRPGASDRPVQLIAGGSGIVPLVAMVTAHADAGDPAPFRLLVAVRTPDDVFFRAELDRAVASDAPLDVTTVYSRTAPPGSAVPAGRLTRDALAAAVFPPDAGALVYVCGSTPFVEQVLRWLADLGHDTTDIRAERFGGSR, from the coding sequence GTGACGGTTCCCGACACCGACCTGGCCACCGACCTGGAGGCCCGGATCGCGCCCGCCGGTCGGCCCGCGCCCCGCAGACGGCCGGCCTGGCACCCCGCGACGGTCGCTTCGGTGGAGCGCGAGACCCCGAACGCCCGTCGGGTCGTCCTGGACGTCCCGACGTGGCCGGGGAACGACCCGGGCCAGCACCTGGACCTGCGGCTCACGGCCGAGGACGGCTACCAGGCATCCCGCTCGTACTCGATCGCCTCGGCGGGCGACCGGACCGACGTCGTGCTCGCCGTCGACCGCGTCGAGGGTGGCGAGGTGTCCCCGTTCCTGGTCGACGCGGTCGAGGTCGGCGACGCGCTCGAGGTGCACGGGCCGCTCGGCGGCTGGTTCGTGTGGCGCCCCGGCGCGTCCGACCGTCCAGTGCAGCTGATCGCCGGCGGCTCGGGGATCGTGCCGCTCGTCGCCATGGTCACCGCGCACGCCGATGCCGGGGACCCCGCACCGTTCCGGTTGCTCGTCGCCGTCCGGACCCCGGACGACGTCTTCTTCCGCGCCGAACTCGACCGCGCCGTCGCTTCCGACGCTCCGCTCGACGTGACCACCGTGTACAGCCGGACCGCTCCCCCAGGGTCCGCCGTGCCCGCGGGACGGCTGACCCGCGATGCGCTCGCCGCCGCGGTCTTCCCACCCGACGCCGGGGCGCTCGTCTACGTGTGCGGCTCGACGCCCTTCGTCGAGCAGGTGCTCCGCTGGCTCGCCGACCTCGGGCACGACACCACCGACATCCGTGCCGAACGGTTCGGGGGCAGCCGATGA
- a CDS encoding GMC oxidoreductase — protein sequence MTDHAATAAQEFLRTHDERLRSLVDRVVPADEYPSASEAGALDFLAGVLVDRPDWMDRLRAVVAHEGVDEPRDEDDPDWTWFAELVAAGFYADAGNGGNAGERSWDMVGWQPGPPDGWSVPVPVPTAAPTVVHPSQLADRYDAVVIGSGAGGGVAACGLAESGRRVLVVEAGGWPGTAELSRDHIRNPRSSWGVAPRSGPSDVGNPRTVADGRELLVLRPSSPGWHNNAVTAGGGTRVYGAQAWRFGPRDFAMASAYGVPDGSALADWPFGYDELEPWYERAEWEIGVSGGDVDGPWSGERSRARPMPPLPSGAARDRLAGAADALGISTVHVPLLINSTPYLGRRACEQCGMCVGFACPVDAKNGSQNTMLTRAFATGNASIVLESRVARLRTDGAGRVVGVTIVGTVDGHDWRAEVDAAEVVVAAGAVESARLLLNSRSDREPDGIGNRADQVGRHLQGHVYGGAMGVFDDVVDDGLGPGPSIATTDYRHGVPGQIGGGILANEFIATPSNTYQYLVGTGLAPRSGLDGKHAMRDLARRSMRIMGPIQEVTSADARVRVDPAVTDRYGIPVASFSGGVHPEDVRARDHTSARSGDWLRAAGATRVAELHGPVRGTSGGQHQAGTLRTGTDPATSVVDPFGRVWGHDNLRVTDGSVHVTNGGVNPVLTILATAMRSVDAMVAQHG from the coding sequence ATGACGGACCACGCGGCCACCGCGGCGCAGGAGTTCCTCCGCACGCACGACGAACGGCTCCGTTCCCTGGTCGACCGGGTGGTGCCCGCGGACGAGTACCCGTCGGCGTCCGAGGCCGGCGCGCTCGACTTCCTGGCCGGGGTGCTGGTCGACCGGCCGGACTGGATGGACCGGCTCCGAGCCGTCGTCGCGCACGAGGGCGTCGACGAGCCCCGGGACGAGGACGATCCCGACTGGACCTGGTTCGCCGAACTCGTGGCCGCGGGCTTCTACGCCGACGCCGGGAACGGCGGGAACGCGGGGGAGCGGTCATGGGACATGGTGGGGTGGCAGCCCGGTCCGCCGGACGGCTGGAGCGTGCCGGTACCGGTACCGACCGCAGCGCCCACGGTCGTGCACCCGTCGCAGCTGGCCGACCGGTACGACGCGGTCGTCATCGGGTCGGGCGCCGGCGGGGGTGTCGCGGCGTGCGGGCTCGCCGAGTCCGGTCGGCGCGTGCTCGTGGTCGAGGCCGGTGGGTGGCCCGGCACCGCGGAACTCAGTCGTGACCACATCCGGAACCCGCGGTCGAGCTGGGGCGTCGCACCGCGGTCGGGGCCGTCCGACGTCGGCAACCCGCGGACGGTGGCGGACGGTCGCGAGCTCCTGGTGCTCCGGCCTTCGTCACCGGGGTGGCACAACAACGCGGTCACGGCCGGGGGCGGCACACGGGTCTACGGTGCCCAGGCCTGGCGGTTCGGGCCGCGGGACTTCGCGATGGCGTCGGCGTACGGCGTGCCGGACGGCAGCGCCCTGGCCGACTGGCCGTTCGGGTACGACGAGCTCGAGCCCTGGTACGAGCGCGCCGAGTGGGAGATCGGGGTCAGCGGCGGTGACGTCGACGGTCCGTGGTCCGGGGAGCGCTCGCGCGCGCGACCGATGCCACCGCTGCCGTCGGGGGCGGCGCGCGATCGGCTCGCCGGCGCCGCGGACGCCCTGGGCATCTCGACGGTCCACGTCCCGCTCCTGATCAACTCGACGCCGTACCTGGGTCGCCGCGCGTGCGAACAGTGCGGCATGTGCGTGGGCTTCGCGTGCCCGGTCGACGCCAAGAACGGCAGCCAGAACACCATGCTGACCCGCGCGTTCGCCACCGGGAACGCCTCGATCGTGCTCGAGTCACGGGTCGCCCGGCTGCGCACGGACGGTGCTGGCCGTGTGGTCGGCGTCACGATCGTCGGCACGGTCGACGGCCACGACTGGCGGGCCGAGGTCGACGCCGCCGAGGTCGTCGTCGCGGCCGGGGCGGTGGAATCGGCACGGCTCCTGCTGAACAGCCGGAGCGACCGCGAGCCCGACGGCATCGGCAACCGTGCGGACCAGGTCGGCCGGCACCTGCAGGGCCACGTCTACGGCGGCGCGATGGGGGTCTTCGACGACGTGGTGGACGACGGTCTCGGACCGGGGCCGTCGATCGCCACCACCGACTACCGGCACGGCGTGCCCGGGCAGATCGGTGGCGGGATCCTGGCGAACGAGTTCATCGCGACGCCGTCGAACACGTACCAGTACCTCGTCGGCACGGGGCTCGCGCCGCGCTCCGGGCTCGACGGCAAGCACGCGATGCGGGACCTGGCGCGGCGCAGCATGCGGATCATGGGGCCGATCCAGGAGGTCACCTCGGCCGACGCGCGCGTCCGGGTCGACCCCGCCGTGACGGACCGGTACGGCATCCCGGTGGCGTCGTTCAGCGGTGGGGTCCACCCCGAGGACGTCCGTGCTCGCGACCACACCAGCGCCCGGAGCGGCGACTGGTTGCGCGCGGCGGGCGCCACGCGCGTGGCGGAGCTGCACGGTCCGGTCCGGGGCACGAGCGGTGGCCAGCACCAGGCCGGCACGCTCCGGACGGGGACGGACCCGGCGACGTCGGTCGTCGACCCGTTCGGCCGGGTGTGGGGCCACGACAACCTCCGCGTGACCGACGGCTCGGTGCACGTCACGAACGGCGGGGTCAACCCGGTGCTCACCATCCTGGCGACCGCGATGCGGAGCGTCGACGCGATGGTCGCGCAGCACGGTTGA